The DNA region GTCGACGATGTCGTGCTCGGTGAGTTCAACTCCCAACTTTTTACCCAAGGTTGTCACTAAATGCATAGCGTTTTCGCCCCTACTCTCCGGTACGCTGGATATTTCTATGTCATTTAGTAACAACTCTTGGTCGCGGTCGTTGAGCTCCAACCTAAGCTGCGATACGGTTTCGACAAGAGAGTTGTCGGGGGCAGTCTGAGACTGAGGTCTGCTCTCCAACGACTCGACACGGGCACAGAGCGCGTCGATGCGCCCCTCGCAGTTGTCGATCCGCCCATCGCAGCCATCGATCCTGGCTGTCAGGCTCTCCAGGGATGTGCGAAGAGCGTGTATCTCCTGGCTCATCACGCGCATCTCCTCGCGGAAGAGCCGGAGCTCGGTGACCAGCAGCTGCGTGTCGGTGACGCGGGTCGAGTCCAGTCCATTGTCGCGCGGGGTGGTGTTGTGTCCCTCCGTGTAGGACACCTCCATGATGGAGCTGTGACCCTCGGGCTCCGTGGGGCTCAAGACGACCTGGGTCCGTGCACCCCGGCACATGTTTATATTTTCACACCGTATTGGTGTGTTTGTGTTGTCCCTCCGAGGCTCGACACTTTTACACTCGACACACTTCCACGAAAGTTTCTGGTCAGGTCCCATGCCATT from Cydia fagiglandana chromosome 6, ilCydFagi1.1, whole genome shotgun sequence includes:
- the LOC134665364 gene encoding uncharacterized protein LOC134665364 translates to MASCGGCFRKITDGRVLKCCNCLKLYDLLCANVLVDFYNGMGPDQKLSWKCVECKSVEPRRDNTNTPIRCENINMCRGARTQVVLSPTEPEGHSSIMEVSYTEGHNTTPRDNGLDSTRVTDTQLLVTELRLFREEMRVMSQEIHALRTSLESLTARIDGCDGRIDNCEGRIDALCARVESLESRPQSQTAPDNSLVETVSQLRLELNDRDQELLLNDIEISSVPESRGENAMHLVTTLGKKLGVELTEHDIVDAARVGRAPQLEDGLHGPAARPRPLVVRLARRAVRDRLLQAARVRRGVTTEGTGIPGRTSAFYVNERLTPHNRRLLYKARELKQQHSWRYVWTRDGKIFARQQAGTSSPRHRIRTELDLGRVFGSI